A window of the Streptomyces albireticuli genome harbors these coding sequences:
- a CDS encoding GNAT family N-acetyltransferase, which produces MDLAQQVIELDDLTLRRFDGETDLPELLRVIEESLEHLRPWMAWVAEHSPATTGDLLIRHGECWASGEEFTYVIVLDGAIVGLCWLLRREDDPGNGREIGYWLHPAATGRGVATRAARALVAQAFRLRGVDHVEVVHDLANRASGAVPARLGFTEHLRRPAERLAPAETGEDQVWRLTRHQADHLAAQAR; this is translated from the coding sequence ATGGATCTCGCACAGCAGGTGATCGAACTGGACGACCTGACGCTGCGCCGTTTCGACGGCGAGACGGACCTCCCGGAGCTCCTCCGCGTCATCGAGGAGTCCTTGGAGCACCTGCGTCCGTGGATGGCCTGGGTCGCGGAGCACAGTCCGGCGACGACCGGCGACTTGCTGATCCGTCACGGGGAGTGCTGGGCGAGCGGTGAGGAGTTCACCTACGTGATCGTGCTGGACGGCGCGATCGTCGGCCTCTGCTGGCTCCTGCGGCGCGAGGACGATCCCGGCAACGGACGCGAGATCGGCTACTGGCTGCACCCCGCCGCCACCGGCCGCGGGGTGGCCACCCGGGCCGCCCGCGCTCTGGTCGCGCAAGCCTTCCGTCTCCGCGGCGTGGACCACGTCGAGGTCGTCCACGACCTGGCCAACCGCGCCAGCGGCGCCGTCCCGGCCCGCCTCGGCTTCACCGAACACCTGCGCCGCCCCGCCGAGCGCCTCGCCCCGGCCGAGACCGGCGAGGACCAGGTCTGGCGGCTGACCCGCCATCAGGCGGACCACCTTGCCGCACAGGCCCGCTGA
- a CDS encoding sensor histidine kinase, translating into MPEAAQSVPDHGPTPHQGAGPRPVPGQDPWVQRALTVLVIVAALWTVRPLGLSGRGPAVAVLLLVNSVALAARHLPEEWIPPRLALVWLTLGVVAAAALIGVSSTGSGYLFAYFLVGHIGVRLEPRQSLTLAALCSVLCGGVLYFRLGPGHNLLPWTLGLTTGAPVLVGILNRSRRRAFVAAISAAESAERAARAEARTAVLTERSRIARDVHDVLAHSLAGINMQLELADALIDTGDLDRVREANQKAHSMVKESLKQAQWTVHALREDALPLVETLTAMLDTSGHRDALTVAGTVREVPSRVAQNLLRIAQESLTNAARHAPGGKVRVKLTFGAASTTLNIRNGPATRTVGTGAGSGMGLIGMRERVALLEGTITAGPVTEGPDAGGWQVEAGIPG; encoded by the coding sequence GTGCCTGAAGCAGCCCAGAGCGTCCCGGATCACGGGCCGACCCCGCACCAGGGGGCCGGCCCCCGGCCGGTTCCCGGTCAGGACCCCTGGGTCCAGCGGGCCCTGACCGTCCTCGTCATCGTCGCGGCGCTCTGGACGGTCCGGCCGCTGGGCCTGAGCGGCCGGGGGCCGGCGGTGGCCGTCCTGCTCCTGGTCAACTCCGTCGCCCTGGCGGCACGGCACCTGCCGGAGGAGTGGATTCCGCCGCGCCTCGCCCTGGTCTGGCTGACCCTGGGTGTCGTGGCGGCGGCGGCCCTGATCGGCGTCAGCAGCACCGGGTCCGGCTATCTCTTCGCGTACTTCCTCGTCGGTCACATCGGGGTCCGCCTCGAACCCCGGCAGTCGCTCACCCTGGCGGCCCTGTGCAGTGTGCTGTGCGGCGGCGTCCTGTACTTCCGCCTCGGCCCCGGCCACAACCTGTTGCCGTGGACGCTGGGCCTGACCACCGGTGCTCCCGTCCTGGTCGGCATCCTCAACCGCAGCCGCCGGCGGGCCTTCGTCGCGGCCATCTCGGCGGCCGAGTCGGCGGAACGGGCGGCGCGGGCCGAGGCCAGGACCGCCGTCCTGACCGAACGGAGCCGGATCGCCCGTGACGTCCACGACGTCCTGGCCCACTCCCTGGCGGGCATCAACATGCAGCTGGAGCTGGCGGACGCGCTGATCGACACCGGCGACCTGGACCGGGTCCGCGAGGCGAACCAGAAGGCGCACAGCATGGTCAAGGAGAGCCTGAAGCAGGCGCAGTGGACCGTGCACGCGCTGCGCGAGGACGCGCTGCCGCTTGTCGAGACCCTCACCGCGATGCTGGACACCTCCGGCCACCGCGACGCGCTCACCGTTGCCGGGACCGTCCGCGAGGTCCCCTCCCGCGTGGCCCAGAACCTGCTGCGGATCGCCCAGGAGTCGCTGACCAACGCGGCCCGGCACGCGCCCGGTGGCAAGGTACGCGTGAAGCTGACGTTCGGCGCCGCGTCGACGACACTGAACATCCGCAACGGTCCGGCGACCCGTACGGTGGGCACGGGCGCCGGCAGCGGGATGGGCCTGATCGGCATGCGCGAGCGGGTCGCCCTGCTGGAAGGGACGATCACCGCGGGCCCGGTCACCGAAGGACCGGACGCGGGCGGGTGGCAGGTGGAGGCAGGGATCCCGGGATGA
- a CDS encoding response regulator transcription factor, producing the protein MSESTRDVRRLKVVVADDQAAVREPLAAVLGLSEGIEVVAAAADGTEVLAAVASGPVDVVLMDLRMPVMDGTEATRRLTEEHPEVAVVVLTTFADDDSILAALSAGARGYLTKNAGRQDIVRAIRAAAAGQSVLDREVQDRLLATVRTKPPAPVQPLPRDLTPREREVLTLIGQGLPNRAIAEKLFISEATVKTHINNLFAKANIKDRADAVRRAIASGLA; encoded by the coding sequence ATGAGTGAAAGCACGCGGGACGTACGGCGGTTGAAGGTGGTCGTGGCCGACGACCAGGCGGCGGTGCGCGAGCCGCTGGCCGCGGTCCTCGGCCTGTCCGAGGGCATCGAGGTCGTCGCCGCGGCGGCCGACGGGACCGAGGTGCTCGCGGCGGTGGCGTCGGGGCCCGTGGACGTGGTCCTGATGGATCTGCGCATGCCCGTGATGGACGGCACCGAGGCGACCCGGCGGCTGACGGAGGAGCACCCGGAGGTGGCGGTGGTCGTGCTGACCACCTTCGCCGACGACGATTCGATCCTGGCCGCGCTGAGCGCCGGGGCGCGGGGTTACCTGACCAAGAACGCGGGGCGCCAGGACATCGTCCGCGCGATCCGCGCCGCCGCCGCGGGACAGTCCGTCCTCGATCGCGAGGTGCAGGACCGGCTCCTCGCCACCGTCCGTACGAAGCCCCCGGCGCCCGTACAGCCGCTGCCCCGGGATCTCACGCCCCGCGAACGCGAGGTGCTCACCCTGATCGGCCAGGGCCTGCCGAACCGGGCGATCGCCGAGAAGCTGTTCATCAGCGAGGCCACGGTCAAGACGCACATCAACAACCTGTTCGCCAAGGCGAACATCAAGGACCGCGCCGACGCCGTCCGCCGGGCCATCGCGTCGGGCCTCGCCTGA
- the sigJ gene encoding RNA polymerase sigma factor SigJ, with the protein MGTAGAGAEGTAGERRQLINVAYRLLGSLTEAEDAVQDAYARWYGLPRSRQEEILSPGAWLTTVTSRICLDLLGSARARRERYVGAWLPEPLPDRTEWGPSGGSGPAYRADPADQIVLDESVAMAFLVVLESMTPAERVAIVLHDVFRYPFAEIADVLHRTPAACKQLAASARKRVSAAPAPTPATSRADVVRQVKEAWEDKDIAALVALLNPAAVMTADGGGMAGTIPRPLKGGTRIAQYMVAMADKAPGLELLERSVNGAPGLVARRAGIVMTVASFDFSDGRVTRIWVVRNPEKLRPWAEAGRPVAG; encoded by the coding sequence ATGGGGACTGCCGGGGCCGGGGCTGAGGGGACAGCCGGCGAGCGACGCCAGCTGATCAATGTCGCTTACCGGCTGCTCGGCTCGCTGACCGAGGCCGAGGACGCCGTACAGGACGCCTACGCACGCTGGTACGGGCTGCCACGAAGCCGGCAGGAGGAGATCCTGTCCCCCGGCGCATGGCTGACGACCGTGACCAGCCGTATCTGCCTGGACCTGCTCGGCTCGGCTCGGGCCCGCCGTGAACGCTACGTCGGCGCGTGGCTGCCCGAGCCGCTGCCCGACCGCACCGAGTGGGGCCCATCAGGCGGCTCCGGTCCCGCCTACCGCGCGGACCCGGCCGACCAGATCGTTCTGGACGAGTCGGTGGCCATGGCCTTCCTCGTCGTCCTGGAGTCGATGACACCCGCCGAGCGGGTGGCGATCGTCCTGCACGACGTCTTCCGGTACCCGTTCGCCGAGATCGCCGACGTTCTCCATCGCACCCCCGCGGCCTGCAAACAGCTGGCGGCCTCCGCCCGGAAGCGGGTGAGCGCCGCGCCCGCTCCGACGCCGGCCACCAGCCGGGCGGACGTGGTGAGGCAGGTCAAAGAGGCATGGGAGGACAAGGACATCGCAGCCCTCGTCGCTCTCCTCAACCCGGCCGCCGTGATGACCGCCGACGGCGGCGGCATGGCCGGCACCATCCCGCGCCCGCTCAAGGGCGGCACGCGCATCGCCCAGTACATGGTCGCCATGGCCGACAAGGCCCCGGGGCTCGAACTCCTGGAGCGGTCGGTCAACGGCGCGCCGGGGCTGGTGGCCCGAAGAGCCGGCATCGTCATGACCGTGGCCTCCTTCGACTTCTCCGACGGGCGCGTCACCCGGATCTGGGTGGTCCGCAACCCGGAGAAGCTACGACCTTGGGCGGAGGCGGGTCGGCCCGTGGCCGGCTGA
- a CDS encoding response regulator transcription factor, with the protein MRFLAQGWTVMSAGVSAPVVSAFLSDAGRTETAAALARLSPRERQVLILLAQGLPNTDIGRQLHLGLGTVKDHVRVVLRKLGVQRRLQAALLAERAGLLADQP; encoded by the coding sequence GTGCGCTTCCTCGCACAGGGCTGGACCGTGATGTCCGCCGGCGTCAGCGCACCGGTCGTCAGCGCCTTCCTCTCGGACGCCGGCCGGACCGAGACCGCAGCCGCCCTCGCCCGGCTCTCGCCCCGGGAGCGGCAGGTCCTGATCCTGCTGGCCCAGGGGCTGCCCAACACGGACATCGGCCGTCAGCTGCACCTGGGCCTGGGCACGGTCAAGGACCACGTACGAGTCGTGCTGCGCAAGCTCGGGGTGCAGCGCCGCCTCCAGGCGGCCCTCCTCGCCGAACGAGCCGGCCTCCTCGCCGACCAGCCCTGA
- a CDS encoding helix-turn-helix transcriptional regulator: MQLESLGAYLKTRRHRVTPADVGLRTYGTARRVPGLRREELAQLAGVSAGYYTRLEQGQAGTASQQVLDALANVLRLDPAETAHLHNLARQPTTSRLVRPRPERPHQRVLSLLASLGDGTPAVVLGRRGDVLAWNRTGHALVAEHVDFTAPHDPARRPSVPRMFFLDSLTQDLHRNWEELARVHVAYLRLTAGRYPTDARLAELIGELAMRSPDFAQLWAKGDVADCTVGTMHLRHPTVGNLDIDYQVWLQPESPDHRLEVYTPNDTASADALRLLSSQVADQRKPEPARAEAGRHPLGGFGLEPGLGG, from the coding sequence ATGCAACTGGAGAGCCTCGGGGCCTACCTCAAGACCCGCCGCCACCGGGTCACGCCCGCCGACGTCGGACTGCGCACCTACGGCACCGCCCGCCGGGTGCCGGGCCTGCGCCGCGAGGAGCTCGCCCAGCTCGCCGGCGTGAGCGCCGGCTACTACACGCGCCTGGAGCAAGGCCAAGCCGGTACCGCCTCCCAGCAGGTCCTCGACGCGCTCGCCAACGTGCTCCGGCTCGATCCGGCCGAGACCGCCCACCTGCACAACCTCGCCCGTCAGCCCACCACATCACGCCTGGTACGCCCCCGCCCGGAACGGCCGCACCAACGGGTGCTCTCGCTCCTGGCGTCCCTGGGAGACGGCACGCCGGCCGTCGTGCTCGGCCGCCGCGGCGACGTGCTGGCCTGGAACCGCACCGGACACGCCCTCGTCGCGGAGCACGTCGACTTCACGGCGCCCCACGACCCCGCGCGACGGCCGTCCGTCCCCCGGATGTTCTTCCTCGACTCCCTCACCCAAGACCTCCACCGGAACTGGGAGGAACTCGCCCGGGTCCACGTGGCCTACCTACGGCTCACCGCGGGCCGGTATCCCACCGACGCCCGGCTGGCCGAACTGATCGGCGAGCTCGCCATGCGAAGCCCGGACTTCGCCCAGCTGTGGGCCAAGGGCGACGTCGCGGACTGCACCGTGGGCACCATGCACCTGCGGCACCCGACCGTCGGCAACCTCGACATCGACTATCAGGTGTGGCTCCAGCCCGAGAGCCCTGACCACCGGCTGGAGGTCTACACACCCAACGACACCGCCTCGGCCGACGCGCTGCGCCTGTTGTCCAGCCAAGTAGCCGATCAGCGGAAACCCGAGCCCGCCCGTGCCGAGGCAGGCCGCCATCCGCTCGGCGGCTTCGGCCTTGAGCCGGGTCTGGGTGGGTGA